In the Methanothermobacter sp. genome, one interval contains:
- a CDS encoding cysteine peptidase family C39 domain-containing protein: MRKLCLWGLLILFTLAVSFNAAAAAETPQDNSSNPTDPMELSTADNPEVNFTDPAEFTIDDNITADTTGVVMQTRNYTCGPAALATLLQNLGINTTEDELADLAETTEDGTTMQGLIKAAKAKGVNLIGVKLNITELRGNMIAYTVSDGEGHYTLIREVTSNTVKLADPTQGNIEIPLEEFQKIYTGYTLTTTNQTETTENTTEPENQTNPENQTETEPHINTGKILSTEEMQRIKGRLWWLPVTLYGLGNLIITIRDKYVPQRYWKYCAYHPPNKKVKAYVGRDHCIHYVEY, from the coding sequence ATGAGAAAGTTGTGTCTTTGGGGTTTGCTGATCCTCTTCACACTCGCAGTATCCTTTAACGCTGCTGCGGCCGCAGAAACCCCACAGGATAACAGCAGCAACCCCACCGATCCCATGGAACTATCCACAGCAGATAACCCTGAAGTGAACTTCACGGATCCAGCAGAGTTCACCATAGACGATAACATCACAGCCGACACCACAGGAGTGGTTATGCAGACCAGGAACTACACCTGCGGGCCGGCAGCACTCGCCACACTACTCCAGAACCTCGGAATAAACACAACCGAAGATGAGCTCGCAGACCTCGCCGAAACCACAGAAGACGGAACAACAATGCAGGGACTCATCAAAGCAGCAAAGGCCAAAGGCGTGAACCTCATTGGAGTGAAACTCAACATCACTGAACTCCGCGGGAACATGATCGCCTATACAGTGAGTGACGGCGAGGGACACTACACCCTCATCAGGGAAGTCACCAGCAACACCGTTAAACTCGCAGACCCCACACAGGGAAACATAGAAATACCACTGGAAGAATTCCAGAAAATCTACACCGGCTACACCCTCACAACCACCAACCAAACAGAAACAACTGAAAACACAACAGAACCAGAAAACCAGACAAACCCAGAAAACCAAACAGAAACAGAGCCCCATATAAACACAGGAAAAATCCTAAGCACCGAGGAAATGCAGAGGATTAAAGGGCGGTTATGGTGGCTTCCAGTGACTTTATATGGGCTGGGTAATCTAATCATCACAATCAGAGATAAATATGTTCCTCAAAGATACTGGAAATATTGTGCTTATCATCCGCCAAACAAGAAGGTGAAAGCATACGTGGGGCGTGATCACTGCATACATTATGTAGAATACTAA
- the hisF gene encoding imidazole glycerol phosphate synthase subunit HisF — translation MLAKRIIPCLDCDLQVPHGRVVKGVEFKRIRYAGDPVELATRYYEDGADEIVFLDITASHERRETMTHVIEATTENVFVPICVGGGVRKPEDYVKMLKAGADKCSTNTAAIKNPELISEASKLVGSQACVVAIDAKKRYIENPRESDERFIIEVDDGYCWYECSIYGGREFTGIDAINWAMECQDRGAGEILLTSMDRDGTKEGYDIPLTRTMSENLDIPVIASGGVGNPQHIYEAFTDGKADAALAASIFHFNEYPVPAVKEYLHSRGIPVRLQEKRG, via the coding sequence ATGCTTGCAAAGAGGATAATACCATGTCTTGACTGCGACCTCCAGGTTCCGCATGGGAGGGTCGTGAAGGGCGTTGAATTCAAGAGGATAAGATATGCGGGGGACCCTGTGGAACTTGCAACCCGCTACTACGAGGATGGTGCCGATGAGATAGTCTTCCTTGACATAACAGCCTCCCATGAGAGAAGGGAGACCATGACCCATGTGATAGAGGCAACCACCGAGAACGTCTTCGTGCCCATATGTGTGGGCGGAGGCGTAAGGAAACCAGAAGACTACGTTAAGATGCTGAAGGCCGGCGCAGATAAGTGCTCAACAAACACGGCGGCAATAAAAAACCCTGAACTCATCAGTGAGGCATCAAAACTCGTGGGGTCCCAGGCATGTGTCGTGGCAATAGATGCCAAGAAGAGATACATTGAAAACCCCCGGGAATCCGATGAGAGATTCATAATAGAAGTTGACGACGGCTACTGCTGGTACGAGTGCAGCATATACGGTGGAAGGGAATTCACAGGGATAGACGCCATAAACTGGGCAATGGAGTGCCAGGACAGGGGGGCAGGGGAGATACTCCTCACATCCATGGACCGCGACGGCACAAAGGAGGGCTATGACATTCCACTCACAAGAACCATGAGCGAAAACCTGGACATACCTGTCATAGCATCAGGGGGGGTGGGAAACCCCCAGCACATATACGAGGCCTTCACAGATGGAAAGGCAGACGCGGCCCTCGCTGCAAGTATATTCCACTTCAACGAGTATCCGGTCCCCGCTGTGAAGGAGTACCTTCATTCAAGGGGTATCCCGGTCAGGCTACAGGAAAAACGGGGTTAA
- a CDS encoding DNA glycosylase, which yields MDIPVREFDLELTQESGQTSQPPWRRTDGAFRELLIIGGVPCPVEVRVEDEVLRVNPYIDVPRKPLKKKIEYIFDLKFEIEDLYSFLEDKGLSDTIQSSGGLRLFLAKDPFECIISSIASANCSIKRWTRAVADIKRGWGDCHEFLGERFYTFPSPATLAGVEEESLEDLQRREDKLPDDFRFTDLRSCGVGYRAPYIRETSRILSEELDISKIHRMDYQDAREVLLELPGVGPKVADCILLYGFRKTEAFPVDVWVRRIMNHLYPDRNFSARDISEFAAREYGEMAGYVQLYLFNHARRSGLLEKLRGQ from the coding sequence ATGGATATACCTGTAAGGGAATTCGACCTTGAACTGACCCAGGAGAGTGGCCAGACATCCCAGCCACCATGGAGAAGGACTGACGGCGCCTTCAGGGAGCTCCTCATAATCGGGGGAGTGCCATGCCCTGTGGAGGTGAGGGTTGAGGATGAAGTCCTCAGGGTGAACCCCTACATTGATGTCCCCAGAAAACCTTTAAAGAAGAAGATAGAGTACATATTCGACCTTAAATTTGAAATTGAAGATTTATACAGTTTTCTTGAGGATAAGGGGCTATCAGACACCATTCAATCATCAGGGGGCCTGAGGCTATTCCTTGCAAAGGATCCATTTGAGTGCATAATCTCATCCATAGCCTCCGCCAACTGCTCCATTAAGAGATGGACAAGGGCAGTGGCTGATATCAAAAGGGGTTGGGGTGACTGCCACGAATTCCTGGGGGAGAGGTTCTACACCTTCCCATCTCCTGCCACCCTTGCAGGGGTTGAGGAGGAATCACTTGAGGACCTTCAGAGGCGCGAGGATAAACTACCCGATGATTTCAGGTTCACTGACCTCAGGTCATGTGGGGTGGGCTACAGGGCCCCCTACATAAGGGAGACCTCAAGGATACTCTCTGAGGAACTTGATATCAGCAAAATCCACAGGATGGACTACCAGGATGCCAGGGAGGTCCTCCTTGAACTGCCAGGGGTCGGACCGAAGGTGGCTGACTGCATACTCCTCTATGGGTTCAGGAAGACCGAGGCCTTCCCTGTCGATGTATGGGTGAGGAGGATAATGAACCACCTGTACCCTGATAGAAACTTCAGTGCCAGGGATATTTCTGAATTTGCAGCCCGAGAGTACGGTGAAATGGCTGGTTACGTCCAGCTCTACCTCTTCAACCATGCAAGGAGGTCAGGGCTACTTGAAAAACTCAGAGGCCAATGA
- a CDS encoding GAF domain-containing protein, producing MNDLREKLESVSSVKEASDIVFDEIKMRTGSRYCYVAYVDPENGDSVGIRFSHLTDYCSYYEELGEARFRLPKSGRYGGLLGYSLDTGESFFTNNPAGHPAAHGIPEGHIKVSKFLSVAVKDDEGILGQIVAADPPENYNEGHLRVAEEIAEVYAGVLRRFYRGEIPLR from the coding sequence ATGAATGATCTGAGGGAAAAACTTGAATCTGTTTCGTCTGTTAAGGAAGCCTCTGATATTGTCTTTGATGAAATAAAAATGAGAACAGGAAGCAGGTACTGCTATGTTGCCTACGTTGACCCTGAAAATGGTGACAGTGTCGGTATAAGGTTCTCCCACCTGACCGATTACTGCAGTTACTATGAGGAACTGGGCGAGGCAAGGTTCAGGCTCCCCAAAAGCGGGAGGTACGGGGGCCTCCTAGGGTACTCCCTTGATACAGGGGAGTCATTCTTCACCAACAACCCGGCAGGACACCCTGCAGCCCATGGGATACCTGAGGGACACATAAAGGTTTCAAAATTCCTATCCGTGGCGGTGAAGGATGATGAGGGGATCCTAGGGCAGATAGTGGCAGCGGATCCCCCTGAAAATTACAATGAGGGCCACCTCAGGGTGGCTGAGGAGATCGCAGAGGTCTACGCAGGGGTCCTTAGAAGGTTCTACCGTGGCGAGATACCCCTCAGATAG
- a CDS encoding peptidylprolyl isomerase, whose translation MKRAVIETVKGEIELILFPEDAPNTVANFEKLANTGFYDGLTFHRVIPDFVIQGGCPVGDGTGGPGYTIKCEINPNKHVKGALSMAHAGRDTGGSQFFITLSPQPHLDGVHTVFGRVVKGMDVVESIERGDRMLKVRVYDE comes from the coding sequence ATGAAAAGGGCTGTTATTGAAACCGTTAAGGGAGAAATAGAGCTCATCCTCTTCCCTGAGGATGCCCCGAATACAGTTGCCAATTTTGAGAAACTTGCAAATACCGGCTTCTATGATGGACTCACATTCCACAGGGTAATACCTGACTTTGTGATTCAGGGTGGCTGCCCGGTGGGTGATGGTACCGGTGGTCCAGGTTACACCATAAAGTGTGAGATAAACCCCAATAAACACGTGAAGGGGGCCCTTTCAATGGCCCATGCAGGGAGGGACACCGGTGGTAGTCAGTTCTTCATAACACTCTCCCCCCAGCCTCACCTTGATGGGGTTCACACCGTCTTCGGGCGGGTTGTGAAGGGCATGGATGTTGTTGAATCAATAGAGAGGGGTGACCGTATGCTGAAGGTCAGGGTCTACGATGAATGA
- a CDS encoding acetylornithine transaminase: MDSEEVIELEKKFIMQTYTRQPIVLSHGKGATVWDIDGNSYIDCFAGVAVNSIGHAHPKVALAICHQAQRLIHSSNIYYTREQAELAKLLTGISPHDRVFFANSGAEANEGAIKLARKFTGKSEIIAAENSFHGRTLATVTATGQKKYSEPFRPLPEGFKHVPYGDLGAMADAIGDDTAAIILEPVQGEGGVIVPPEGYLRDVGELARQNDVLLILDEVQTGFGRTGAMFASELFDVRPDITTVAKAMGGGYPIGAVLADERVASAFKPGDHGSTFGGNPLGCAAAIATIEVLLDEKLPERAARMGSYFMARLRQVLQGCDSVKDIRGVGLMIGIELDGGCSSVVDEARKMGVLVNCTADNVIRITPPLVIKKEEIDAAVYVLGHVISEVQ, from the coding sequence ATGGATTCAGAGGAAGTAATTGAACTTGAAAAAAAATTTATCATGCAGACCTACACGCGGCAGCCCATTGTACTATCACATGGAAAGGGCGCCACTGTATGGGATATTGATGGTAACTCCTACATTGACTGCTTTGCCGGTGTTGCGGTTAATAGCATTGGACATGCCCACCCCAAGGTTGCCCTTGCAATCTGTCACCAGGCCCAGAGGCTCATCCACTCATCCAACATATACTATACCAGGGAGCAGGCGGAACTTGCAAAGCTCCTCACAGGGATATCCCCCCATGACAGGGTTTTCTTTGCAAACAGCGGTGCTGAGGCAAATGAGGGGGCCATAAAACTTGCAAGAAAGTTCACAGGAAAATCCGAAATAATAGCCGCGGAGAACTCCTTCCATGGAAGGACCCTTGCAACTGTAACCGCCACGGGACAGAAGAAGTACAGTGAACCATTCAGGCCGCTGCCAGAGGGATTCAAACACGTCCCCTACGGTGACCTGGGGGCAATGGCAGATGCCATAGGAGATGACACAGCAGCCATAATACTTGAACCAGTGCAGGGTGAGGGCGGCGTTATCGTCCCCCCTGAGGGCTACCTGAGGGACGTGGGGGAACTTGCAAGGCAGAACGATGTTCTCCTCATACTCGATGAGGTACAGACAGGTTTTGGAAGGACCGGGGCAATGTTCGCATCGGAGCTATTTGATGTGCGACCTGACATCACCACGGTTGCAAAGGCCATGGGTGGAGGATACCCAATAGGTGCAGTACTTGCAGATGAAAGGGTTGCATCGGCATTCAAACCAGGAGACCATGGATCAACATTCGGGGGGAACCCGCTGGGATGTGCAGCTGCCATAGCAACCATTGAGGTTTTGCTGGATGAGAAGCTCCCTGAGAGGGCAGCCAGGATGGGTTCCTATTTCATGGCAAGGCTCAGGCAGGTCCTGCAGGGCTGTGATTCTGTGAAGGATATCCGTGGCGTGGGCCTCATGATCGGGATAGAACTTGATGGCGGCTGCAGCAGTGTCGTTGACGAGGCAAGGAAGATGGGGGTGCTGGTAAACTGTACTGCGGATAACGTGATAAGGATAACGCCTCCACTTGTCATAAAGAAGGAGGAGATAGACGCAGCGGTCTATGTCCTTGGACATGTCATCTCCGAGGTTCAGTAA
- a CDS encoding NUDIX domain-containing protein: protein MKPFIPVVRALIRGDDGVLILKRAGDSATNPSLWELPGGKPDGGETLDEALLREVYEETGLEIRPVHVLGAFEQVFPEKVSVNIIFSTEFRGGVPKISSEHEDWCWFTGGEMDFSPWLREFKNKNPWLFGQTKPR, encoded by the coding sequence ATGAAACCATTCATACCGGTTGTTAGGGCCCTTATAAGGGGTGATGATGGTGTTCTCATTCTGAAAAGAGCCGGTGATTCGGCAACAAACCCCTCACTTTGGGAGCTTCCCGGTGGAAAACCTGATGGTGGTGAAACACTGGATGAGGCATTATTAAGGGAAGTTTATGAGGAGACAGGCCTTGAAATCAGGCCTGTGCATGTTCTGGGTGCATTTGAGCAGGTTTTCCCGGAGAAGGTATCGGTCAACATTATCTTCTCTACTGAGTTTAGAGGGGGCGTTCCGAAAATCAGCAGCGAACACGAGGACTGGTGCTGGTTCACTGGTGGTGAAATGGACTTTTCACCCTGGCTCCGTGAATTTAAAAATAAAAATCCATGGCTTTTTGGGCAGACCAAACCTCGATGA
- the lysA gene encoding diaminopimelate decarboxylase — MFSDIEVNDKGHLVIGGADAVELADEYGTPLYVIDEMRIRDNYRRLHRAFSRNYPDFQVFYACKANTNLAVMRILEEEGSGIDAVSPGEIYTALMAGFDPERILYTGNNVRDDELQFALEAGVRINIDSRSQLLRLAEMAPEGLEVSFRVNPLVGAGHHEHCITGGEMSKFGIMESEAPEVYRLALDLGLKPVGIHAHIGSGILDPEPFMLAVESLMDIAGRVHGETGVEFEFIDFGGGLGIPYTPDEEPLDIDEFASRITGLFKDKLSDYGLGKPVMCLEPGRYIVGDASYLLTRVNTVKESYRKFAGVDAGFNTLLRPAMYGSYHHILVADRPLAGPSEKIDIAGNVCESGDLFARDRPLPEVNEGDLLAIMNAGAYSFSMASQYNSRPRPAEVLVRDGEAEVVRRRETFADLLAGQVVPARLLKR; from the coding sequence ATGTTTTCTGATATTGAGGTTAACGATAAGGGACACCTTGTGATTGGAGGCGCCGATGCAGTTGAACTGGCAGATGAATACGGCACCCCCCTCTATGTCATCGACGAGATGAGAATAAGGGACAATTACAGGAGGCTCCACAGGGCATTCTCCAGGAACTATCCAGACTTCCAGGTATTCTACGCATGCAAGGCCAACACCAACCTCGCGGTCATGAGGATACTGGAGGAGGAGGGCAGCGGAATCGATGCTGTGTCCCCTGGGGAGATCTACACCGCCCTCATGGCAGGCTTTGACCCTGAAAGGATCCTTTACACAGGCAACAATGTGAGGGATGATGAGCTGCAGTTTGCCCTTGAAGCGGGTGTGAGGATCAATATTGATTCAAGGTCACAGCTTCTGAGGCTGGCGGAGATGGCCCCTGAGGGACTTGAGGTATCATTCAGGGTCAACCCCCTTGTGGGTGCAGGCCACCATGAGCACTGCATCACCGGCGGGGAGATGAGCAAGTTCGGCATCATGGAAAGCGAGGCCCCGGAGGTTTACAGACTCGCACTAGACCTTGGCCTTAAGCCGGTGGGTATACACGCTCATATAGGGTCAGGCATACTTGACCCGGAGCCCTTCATGCTGGCAGTTGAGTCCCTGATGGATATCGCGGGAAGGGTTCATGGGGAGACAGGGGTCGAATTTGAATTCATAGACTTCGGCGGAGGTCTGGGTATACCATACACTCCAGATGAGGAGCCACTGGACATTGATGAATTTGCATCAAGGATAACTGGCCTCTTTAAGGATAAATTATCTGATTATGGTCTTGGAAAGCCTGTTATGTGCCTTGAGCCTGGAAGGTACATAGTTGGTGATGCATCGTATCTCCTAACACGCGTTAACACAGTAAAGGAGAGCTACAGGAAATTCGCAGGGGTTGACGCGGGCTTCAACACACTGCTGAGGCCTGCAATGTATGGCTCCTACCACCACATCCTGGTTGCAGACAGGCCCCTTGCCGGGCCCTCAGAAAAGATAGACATAGCAGGGAATGTATGTGAATCAGGGGACCTCTTTGCCAGGGACAGACCCCTGCCTGAGGTCAATGAGGGCGATCTACTTGCCATCATGAATGCAGGTGCCTACTCCTTCTCAATGGCATCCCAGTACAACTCCCGCCCAAGACCGGCTGAGGTGCTTGTAAGGGATGGCGAGGCCGAGGTTGTGAGGAGGAGGGAGACATTCGCTGATCTACTGGCAGGGCAGGTTGTACCTGCAAGGCTTCTTAAGAGGTAG
- the dapF gene encoding diaminopimelate epimerase produces MTRMVMFSKMHGLGNDYVVIDESTQECIPEDKKPEFVREVCTRGFSVGADGVIFVQPPAGEGDIRFRIFNADGSEAEMCGNGIRCFSKFVYENAIVRKKKLDAETLAGIKTVELEIGDDGSVVSARVDMGTATFKTDQIPMDVGEYEFIDRFLPVEGEDIKLTALSVGNPHAVIFVDDAGSVDLERLGPAIENHPLFPERINVHFVEVVDPSEIIMVTWERGAGPTMACGTGATASVIAGVKLEKLDDSVLVHLPGGELKIDVYQEGTELGAYMEGDAVLVFDGILIRDP; encoded by the coding sequence ATGACGAGGATGGTAATGTTCTCCAAGATGCATGGACTTGGAAATGACTATGTGGTTATAGATGAGAGCACACAGGAATGCATACCCGAGGATAAAAAGCCTGAATTCGTCAGGGAGGTCTGTACCAGGGGATTCTCTGTTGGGGCCGATGGCGTCATATTTGTCCAGCCACCAGCTGGTGAAGGGGATATAAGGTTCAGGATATTCAATGCCGATGGAAGCGAGGCAGAGATGTGCGGTAACGGAATAAGGTGCTTCTCAAAGTTTGTATACGAAAATGCAATTGTGAGAAAGAAAAAACTTGACGCTGAAACCCTTGCAGGCATCAAAACCGTGGAGCTTGAGATCGGGGATGATGGTTCAGTGGTCTCCGCAAGGGTTGATATGGGCACAGCAACATTCAAGACAGACCAGATACCCATGGATGTGGGGGAATATGAGTTCATAGACCGTTTCCTCCCGGTTGAGGGTGAGGATATCAAACTCACAGCCCTGAGCGTCGGGAACCCCCATGCGGTGATATTTGTGGATGATGCCGGATCGGTGGACCTGGAGCGGCTTGGACCTGCAATAGAGAATCACCCCCTCTTTCCTGAGAGGATCAACGTGCACTTTGTTGAGGTGGTTGATCCATCTGAGATCATCATGGTAACCTGGGAGAGGGGCGCCGGGCCAACAATGGCATGTGGAACAGGGGCCACTGCCAGTGTTATTGCAGGGGTTAAACTCGAAAAACTGGATGACAGCGTCCTGGTGCATCTACCTGGAGGTGAACTGAAAATAGACGTCTACCAGGAGGGTACAGAGCTGGGGGCCTACATGGAGGGCGATGCAGTCCTCGTGTTCGATGGGATACTCATAAGGGATCCCTAG
- a CDS encoding HemK2/MTQ2 family protein methyltransferase, translated as MRMVEMIRYGDLKIETCRDIYEPAEDTFLLADNLDVREGERVLEIGTGTGLVAIKASEKADVTATDINPAAVECARKNAALNGSTLRVLQGDLFDPVRGEKFDVILFNTPYLPVGEEDLTEDPIDLAWNGGPDGRRVIDRFLDGVAEHLKPGGRVQLVQSSLSDTSRTLERLRSLGFDAEVTASERYFFEEIVLIRAIMKARDPL; from the coding sequence ATGAGGATGGTTGAAATGATAAGGTACGGTGATCTGAAAATCGAAACATGCAGGGACATATATGAGCCTGCAGAGGACACCTTCCTCCTTGCAGATAACCTTGATGTTAGAGAGGGCGAAAGGGTCCTTGAAATAGGCACCGGTACTGGGCTGGTTGCCATAAAGGCCTCAGAGAAGGCCGATGTGACTGCAACAGATATAAATCCCGCTGCAGTTGAATGTGCCAGAAAAAACGCTGCCCTGAATGGCTCCACGTTAAGGGTACTCCAGGGTGACCTCTTTGATCCTGTGAGGGGTGAGAAATTCGATGTTATACTCTTCAACACCCCCTACCTCCCGGTGGGAGAGGAGGATCTCACAGAGGACCCCATAGACCTTGCCTGGAATGGGGGACCCGACGGGAGGAGGGTTATAGACCGCTTCCTTGATGGTGTGGCCGAACACCTCAAGCCCGGTGGAAGAGTCCAGCTCGTTCAATCCTCACTCTCAGACACCAGTAGGACACTTGAAAGGCTCCGGAGTCTTGGTTTTGATGCGGAGGTTACCGCGAGTGAAAGGTACTTCTTTGAGGAGATAGTACTCATAAGGGCCATTATGAAAGCTAGGGATCCCTTATGA
- a CDS encoding helix-turn-helix transcriptional regulator yields the protein MKTLIREYRNKLGLTQEELAEMVGVTRQTIIALERGRYNPSLILAHRITRALRGEHIEDIFLLDEDG from the coding sequence TTGAAAACCCTGATAAGGGAATACAGAAATAAACTTGGACTGACCCAGGAGGAACTGGCAGAGATGGTGGGGGTTACAAGGCAGACCATAATAGCCCTTGAGAGGGGGCGCTACAATCCCTCCCTCATCCTCGCCCACAGGATCACAAGGGCCCTCAGGGGGGAGCACATCGAGGATATATTCCTCCTTGATGAGGATGGTTGA
- the rsmA gene encoding 16S rRNA (adenine(1518)-N(6)/adenine(1519)-N(6))-dimethyltransferase RsmA codes for MTGLYRETRDVLRKYGVRLRRSLGQNYLVDDGKRRRILGYADLGADDHVLEIGAGIGTLTLPMAELAGHVTAIESDPFIAGILADRIKVDNVDIIVGDALKVDFPDFNKVVSNLPYQISSPVTFRLLRHEFELGVLMYQKEFAARMVAEPGTRDYSRLSVMLHFLAEVQIVDYLKPGCFFPRPRVDSAVVTLRPTGFRLPALFEDVCRALFQHRKKKTSKSLRESFHEIKADLNFSEVLDVLPSEILEKRVFQLKPEEILEITERVEELSSPS; via the coding sequence ATGACGGGACTCTACAGAGAGACAAGGGACGTTCTGAGGAAGTACGGTGTCAGGCTCAGAAGGAGTCTGGGGCAGAATTACCTTGTTGATGACGGCAAGAGGCGGCGCATACTGGGATATGCCGATCTGGGGGCCGATGATCACGTCCTGGAGATAGGGGCCGGCATAGGTACACTGACACTCCCCATGGCAGAACTTGCTGGTCATGTCACCGCAATCGAAAGTGACCCATTCATTGCAGGGATCCTTGCCGATAGAATAAAAGTGGACAACGTGGATATCATCGTTGGTGACGCCCTTAAGGTTGATTTTCCCGACTTCAACAAGGTTGTATCCAACCTGCCCTACCAGATATCCTCCCCTGTAACCTTCAGGCTTCTGAGGCATGAATTCGAGCTGGGGGTCCTCATGTACCAGAAGGAGTTTGCTGCAAGGATGGTTGCAGAGCCAGGTACACGGGATTACTCAAGGCTCTCCGTAATGCTGCACTTCCTTGCAGAGGTTCAGATAGTTGATTACCTCAAACCGGGCTGCTTCTTCCCGAGGCCCCGTGTTGACTCTGCAGTCGTGACTTTAAGGCCCACGGGGTTCAGGCTCCCGGCACTTTTTGAGGATGTGTGCCGTGCCCTCTTTCAGCACAGAAAGAAAAAAACCTCCAAGTCACTCAGGGAGTCATTCCACGAGATAAAGGCCGACCTGAACTTCAGTGAGGTTCTGGATGTTCTTCCATCTGAGATACTTGAGAAGAGGGTCTTCCAGCTGAAGCCAGAGGAGATACTTGAGATTACAGAACGCGTTGAGGAGCTATCATCGCCCTCATGA
- a CDS encoding DUF655 domain-containing protein, producing MEEYAIILDYLPLGYVSEGFGTFKKRPVAQALGKDEFTLLELTPRPDVDLEIHEEVYIGKGKRDKIARINRRLRHNELTATARVELPYVIEEIIKSNEDRFVRFFNEAGPISTRLHQLELLPGIGKKHMWDILKAREEKPFESFEDIKNRVPMLSDPVKLIVRRVLMELDVEGAKRGKRKYTIFTRPPQKKRD from the coding sequence ATGGAAGAGTACGCTATCATACTGGATTACCTTCCACTTGGCTACGTGAGTGAAGGTTTCGGTACATTCAAGAAGAGGCCTGTTGCCCAGGCTCTAGGAAAGGATGAGTTCACCCTCCTTGAGTTAACACCTAGGCCAGATGTTGACCTTGAGATTCATGAGGAGGTCTACATAGGTAAGGGTAAAAGGGATAAGATAGCCAGGATCAACAGGAGACTCCGGCACAATGAACTCACGGCCACGGCCAGGGTTGAACTGCCCTACGTCATTGAGGAAATAATAAAGTCCAACGAGGACAGGTTCGTGCGTTTCTTCAATGAGGCGGGCCCCATAAGCACCAGGCTTCATCAGCTTGAACTTCTTCCAGGAATCGGTAAAAAACATATGTGGGATATCCTGAAGGCCCGTGAGGAAAAGCCCTTTGAGAGTTTTGAGGACATAAAGAACAGGGTCCCGATGCTATCAGACCCTGTTAAACTCATCGTCAGGAGGGTCCTCATGGAACTGGACGTTGAGGGCGCCAAGCGGGGAAAAAGGAAGTACACAATATTCACAAGACCTCCCCAGAAGAAGAGGGACTGA
- a CDS encoding RNA polymerase Rpb4 family protein, whose amino-acid sequence MIGKKVLESEPVSMAEVKEILEKFGEEHELTYEQNLVLDHVTRFSRLDPETSRSLIEELMGIPNIKRRHAVKIADIMPVDLSDLRLIFAKERVPIKAEDLPGILEVIDKYRVE is encoded by the coding sequence ATGATAGGGAAAAAGGTTCTGGAAAGTGAACCTGTTTCAATGGCAGAGGTTAAGGAGATACTCGAAAAATTCGGGGAAGAACATGAGCTCACCTACGAGCAGAACCTTGTCCTTGACCATGTAACCCGCTTTTCAAGGCTTGACCCTGAAACCAGCAGGAGTCTCATTGAGGAACTGATGGGTATCCCCAACATAAAGAGGAGGCATGCTGTCAAGATCGCAGATATCATGCCTGTGGACCTATCGGACCTCCGTTTAATCTTTGCCAAGGAAAGGGTTCCCATAAAGGCAGAGGACCTGCCAGGCATACTCGAGGTAATAGATAAATACCGGGTCGAATAA
- a CDS encoding 50S ribosomal protein L21e: MRRSRGFRSKTRHKLQKVKRPGRSNPITRKIQSFSEGDLVHIIIDPSIHRGQPHPRFHGKTGRVAGMMGRSYVVSIRDGNKEKQLVVRPEHLQMQE, translated from the coding sequence ATGAGAAGATCAAGAGGTTTCAGAAGTAAAACAAGACACAAGCTTCAGAAGGTTAAAAGACCTGGAAGATCAAACCCGATAACAAGGAAGATCCAGAGCTTCAGTGAGGGTGACCTTGTACACATAATAATAGATCCAAGCATCCACAGGGGCCAGCCACACCCCCGCTTCCATGGTAAAACAGGCCGTGTTGCCGGTATGATGGGCAGATCATATGTGGTGTCCATAAGGGACGGTAACAAGGAGAAACAGCTTGTGGTGAGGCCAGAGCACCTTCAGATGCAAGAGTGA